CCGTCAGTGTCGTGGTTCAGCATTCCTACCTCACCGTCTTCTGTAATAAATtaaaggaaccaatcctgtctaCCTGCAGGGTGAGGCTTTCTGTCCCATTGTTGTTCTTTAGAATCAGCTCCTGGTTTGAACATGCATGGCTTAATTCCTCCAGTGTTCAGAGCAGCTGTACACACTTTGATGTGAATCATCAGAGAGCCGCTGTGAGTGTCAGAGTGTTGGATAGAGTTAAAGGTTTCATAGATCCACAGATTCTCAAAGAGGCAGCGATGGAGAGTTACATCTGAGCCGTTTAAAGGCAGGAAGAGTTTATTTTCAATGCAATATAAActtctaaatgtgtaattttgatACACAGACATGAGCTTTTAGCGGTCTAACGAGCGCCTGGAGAGGTACTTTAAACTGTTGCTCATTCATGGAGCATTTTCTGGTCTTTTATTGTCAAAGGACATAAATAGCTTTCCTTCAATTTAAAGTCCATTTGGTGCAATTACACACTGACAGACATCTGCTTTATTTGCAAGGCTTTACATTTTGATGTAGTCATTTTGGTACTTTCAACCTCTTAGTAAACACTTTGGCACTTTGCACATTCAGTTTTGTGATACCGGTATAAGATTTACTGAGAAAGTTTTGTTGCTGAACTTAAGAGCGTCAAACTAAGACATTATTCACACACAGAGCTGGAATTTAAATACTGCTGGAGATGCTATAGTTTCCAAAGATCAAATGCGTGTTTAAATTGGGTTTAAAAGGATGTAAAACGCCTAGAATGGATTGTTGTAGCCGTGAAGAACATGGAGTTTTGGATTtgaggttttctttctgtaaaaaatcACTAAAGCTTCAATGAGCAGCAGGATGTTTTTCCAAAGTTAAAGCCTCAGAATGCTGCTGTAGACAACTTCATTAAAGGATTACTACCTCACTGCTACATAAAATGAATGTGAAGCATGAATACTGTACAGCAGGGGGgccaaacatgcggcccgcgggccaaaagcggtcctccagagggtccaatccggcccccgttttgtgtttttgtcttgcttgtgttgtctgtggacttttttgtaattttgtttctcacttttgtaatttttgtctcgtttttctttagttttgtatcatttttctcattttttattattttgcgtctcattttttgccatattttgtcttgtttttgtttctttctgtctttttttgtggtttttatcaTAGAGTAAAAtcctacatcattcagttccagatagctgtgactaaatgttgtgttcctttgtagacacttgtgatgtggaaatgataaactgaggctgaatgttgatgaaaatgttgttcataatgtttcgtaaaaagataaatgtaaacatttttgcactaaaacaaaggaaccatgaggagttgtggttatttataggttattatgctgtggttttactggttttactggagatcagactggactgaatgtggaacctggactaaaatgagtttgactcccctgctGTAGAATCTAAGATTAAATAAATAACgttcataaaacagaaaaaaggtgCTTTTTCCATCTGCTTCTCTCAGATCCTTGGACAGATGATTTCATGAGCGTCAAAACTTTTTGTCCTGCAGTTTGGAAGAACTAAAACTCTCCTTCCTGCTTCCCTGAAAGGCTGTCTTTGTTCATAGATCAGATGCAGATTTTAATTTCTGCCAGTACAGTATCAGTGAGCGGTGGATGCAGCGGCTGCAGAGTGGGATGTATTTTAAAGGCAGAACGTCACATCGCTGCACAGCAACACTGCACATTATGCAGATCCACATCAGTCAGCAGCAGTGGAGTGAGAGGCTAAGAGTCACAGTGGGGATGAGAATCAGTGGAAAAGGCAGAGAGGACACGAGTGATGAATGAGGGCGGGACAAATGGGACACGTATGTGAAGGATGCATCACGCAAAGAGGGACCGTGGAGGGAGTTGGTTTCACTCGGAGGAACGGTGAACGAATGAGGAATTTAATGCGGAAAGAGGGCAGCGTGAGGGCCAAGCGGAGGATGAAGGATGAGAGGGGAGGGAGTCCGGAGagggtgatggaggaggaaacgGAATGAGTGATGAGAAGGTGGAGATGGAggcaggaggagaaagaagagggtggcagcagcagaaaagaAGGATGAGACGGAAGGGAAACAGATGAGACGCAGTGCAGGGAGACAAATGCAGAGCGCCAATAGCGAGAAAAAGTGGAGGGAACGGCGAGAGGTTGATgaaagaagagacagaaagacgaCAGAAACTGTGTCCGTCTTAATAATGAGCATAATGTCATGTGGTCTAATATTCAGCGTGTTGTCTGTTGCAAGTTAGAAACTCTGATGTAAGAACATCCTTTAGGATGAGAAATACTTTTAATGTCTAAGGATGTGCATGTGGCGTCTGTTTGGGGACTCTGGAGCCTGGAATTAACTACTTGCTTCCATTTTTCTCAGTTCCTGCAGGCAGAAAATCCAAATGTGGAGACCAGGGCGCCTGAGGAAACTGACATCTCCAGAAAAACACCAGCTTTCGTTCTTTCAGCTCATAGCAACACGTGTGTGCATTCAAAGATCTCTGCTGGCTTCAGGAAGTGCAGGAAAAACATGAATAACTGAACCTTCACTGAGGGATCTGGTGACTTTGTTCTGCTGTGTGTCCATCCCACTTCATGCCTCAGAATCAATCCAAAGTTGCTTTCAGTGATCCCCTTCACGGTGTTGGTGATGCTGGTCTGTTCCATAAGAACACTGCTCTTGGTTTGATCAGTACAAAAACGATGCATGTCGGTTGTTATCACCTTCTCAACCCGGATGAACACCTACAACCAgaagtgtcaaactcattttagtccaggttccacattcagcccagtttgatcacagcataataacctacaaaaaataaccacaactctaaatgtttcctttgttttagtgcaaaaaaaaagatacattctgaaaatgtttacatttaaggaattatctttttctaaaacatcatgaacaacctgaaatttctgaagaaaaataagctcagtttcatcaacattcagcctcagtttatcatttcctcattaaaacttccagatcacagagtgtctacaaaggaacacaacatttagtcacctggagctgaatgatggagtattttactttatgatcaaaacgaaaaaaaaagtgacaaaaatgagacaaacgacactttacaaagttgtcctgcgggccggattggaccctgtgGAGGGCCGGCTGTTGGACCCCCTCCCTATGATGGACAtgtccatcatcatcattaaaacaccaaatgtgggaatatgttttgtaaaaatggTGTTATGTCCATTCAGTAGAGTTCCTGACACTTGGAGAATCAATTCCAATCAATAGCTGGTGAAACAAGGTGGATCAACACCTTGATAAGAACCTGTATGCTGGTGAATCATGAAGATGGTCAGCTTTGGTAGAAGGGTCAACCACTTATTGGATTCGACTCTGAGACCgtcatttctgtctgtctctgatttTCTGACTCCactctggttgtttttttaaccatgtCCCCAAATGTTCTCTAACCTTTACcaagtgtttgttgttgtttcattgcctggaaaatccagactgactttatttatgtattaatataaatacaaataaaggcagtctggcattgtgatgataggagacgatttcaaaaaggaggggctaacgaatgcagcttgaacgagaaagaaccaatcagcgtaacacggacgtgacgcacaaacaaatcaaccttgaagtccatgtagtccaaacaacaatggcatgcagccgagaaagcgtcgcggtgaatgattactgccgtttttgtcacaaaaatctgcgaatacatggggtactctcaagtacaacgcTTAtatttgaaaaggctacgcaacaaaagactccttccgaatgattagcggtgttaggaataactttgttaatgtttgtgtttggttacgggaggtgcgcaggtgttttatgggtaatccaggcgctgaagatgacgcagcattaactcccgcctcccgtgctatgattggtcgtaccaaactgtaccgggagggaaacgcgattcaattcgcccaatgccaaactgattcttctgtatctcctaacatggagataggagattacatggagattcagtttggattttccaagctagttGTTTCATGATTACAAACGGTTCCCTAACCTTAACGGATGAGTAATTTCATCTCAACCACAagaaaagttgtgtttttcCCTAAATCTAGCCAGCAAGATCAGAAGATAAATGTCAGAGGTTCACATTAGAACAGTTAGTGATCCACTGCACTGCTGTGCTCGTATAAAACGTTCTGTTTGCCTCAGTAACCCTTCTGTATATTTTCCACCCCAGTTATTTAAGAATAAAACTGTCCTGCCTACGCTTCAACAGTGACAGTTAATCCACATTTACTTTTGTCTGCTTGACACATTATACAGTTTATAGATCAAAACAGTAACTTTTCCAAACATCAGATGTGATGTATGAGTTCTTAGTGCACTTTAGGTTTGTTATAAACTGCAGAGATGAGcggcttttttattttactgtggtGGAAACCAAAGCTGTCTGTTTTTTCCTCAGCGACGGCATCATTTGTCAACTCATAGCGTCCCTCGCTCCCATTGGTGGACGCCTCAATCACATCGTCTTAAAGTTGAAATTACTATTAACTCGATATCCGCTCCCTTCTCGATGCCAGATATTATTTCGTCTGTCATCACTACGTGCCCCCGAACGTCGCTGGCATTCTGTGGTCTCTGGTTACAGCATTGCAAACTTAATTATAGATTCATCAGGTAGTCCCCCCCCGGCTTCAACACTGAGTTTTCTTTGGCTACAGTACAGTTTTCAGTGTCATACTCAATATTAAATGAAATGATTGCAGATGCAGTGTCTGGAAATATGAGGAGGTGGAATATATTTAGTGGttcgttaaaaaaaacagttaccaGCCGTGTTCAGCGTTCTTCCACAGaggtttctgtcatttcatcgCTTTTCCTTCATGCTGTGGTTAGAGGGCATGGAAGCCTGATTGCATTTTGTCACCACACCCCAGAGTGTTAAATTAATCTTTGAAGTCTTCCCAAATGAAATAATTGATtgattgtgtctctgtgttatCTATGAGTGCAGCTGCAGTGGTTTTAGCATGCTGAGTGACTGTAACTCATGACTTATTAATGATTGAGGACGATTATCTGACCTCAGGATTTCTGTCTTCTCTCCATCTCCCCGTGCCCGTCCTCCCATCCATCTTGCTCCCCGTCCATCCCTGCTCGTTTCATCCTCAATCTTCTTTCCTCCTCCCGTCTCCCCAACCCCTTTGCCTCCTCACCCCCCCTCAGGGCGAGTGTTCCACCAAATGCTACAACATGTTCATCATAGAGACGGTTTGCGTGGCCTGGTTCTCCCTGGAGTTCATCCTGCGTTTCATTCAGGCCCGCAGCAAGTTGGAGTTTCTCCGCGGGCCGCTCAACATCATCGACGCCATGGCCATTCTGCCCTACTACGTCTCCCTCGTGGTGAAAGAGGAGGACCCGGACTTGGCGCATGAGAGGCCAGGAGGAGGTAAGGGCTACTTAGACAAGCTGGGCCTGGTGCTGAGGATCCTGCGGGCGTTGAGGATTCTCTACGTGATGCGTCTGGCTCGTCACTCTCTGGGCCTGCAGACGCTGGGGCTGACGGTGCGACGCAGCACCAGGGAGTTCGGCCTTCTGTTGCTTTTCCTCTGTGTGGCCGTCACTCTGTTCTCCCCGCTGGTCCACTTGGCTGAGAGCGAGCTGACGGGCGCCCATGACTTCAGCAGCATCCCCGCCTCCTACTGGTGGGCCATTATCTCCATGACAACGGTGGGCTACGGCGACATGGTGCCGAGGTCCATACCGGGACAGGTAGTGGCGCTGAGCAGCATCCTCAGCGGCATCCTCATCATGGCCTTCCCCGCTACCTCCATCTTCCACATGTTCTCCCGCTCCTACCAGGAGCTCAAGATGGAGCACGACCGCTTGTTCAAAGAGGAATGCGCGGCTGCTGCGGCCGCTGCAGCTACAGGGGAGCTGCAGGAGGCGGGAGGTGAAGCAGGGAGGGAGGACTCGGCTCCACCTGGACTGGGATTACGTCTGGATAAGGATAGTGTGCATTCTCTGGAGTCTCTGGCTCTGCTGGGGAAAGGCGGTGAGGCTGCAGGAAACAACACCCACAGCCttccagctgcagctttttgaacagttttctcACTGACTGACTCAATCCTAAACTTCCAAGAAGATGTGAGTCCACTTATCTCtgtgttaaatacagttaaacGTACTGCAAAGTGACGATTGCAACAAAGGCTTCACGATCCATGACGTTCTGAAGGAACCTGTGCCGTGTTGGATAGAAAGAGATCGGATGAAAAGCATGTCTGTGTCTCCTCAGTGTGTTGATAAGGAGCACAAGTGTGCACATCGCAGACTGCACGGAAACTGAAAGACATTAAACCCTTTAAATTGGACGGTCCACTTTGCCGGACCAGAAAGCCTCTGCAGCAATATTAGTAACAGGCTGCTTCCATAAACATGCAATATTCAATCCAAAGTTGCTCTTCcttccactgtgaaaatacttcTAAGCCTGACTGCAACTTTTAGTTTCGTTCTCATTACTTTTTAATACGTTGCCTCCTGTATGATCTCAGATGTGTGTCATACGGTATACTCTACTTTTCTGCCATGAATTCAAAGAAGTGCtcctcttattttatttttgagaagCTTAAAGCCATGAAGAAATAGAAACAAACTCATAGTTTGACCTATATATAACGTATATCGACCTCCCTCTCATGTATATTTATATGCTCGAACTTACAGAAGCGATGTTTTCTCTAATCTCTACTATAAACTCCAGGTGAACTGTGTTCAAATGTTGCAGAGTCATCcaaattgttttttaaaccaatgaggaaatgaaaggaTGGAGAGAAAACATTAGTGTTTGTTTTAGCGAAGGAGGAAGTCTGAGTGAAAGAGAGTGAACGCTAACAACCATGAAATGTACTTTGCAACGCTCCAAATAAAAGCTCTCCTCGTAATCTGAGAGAAATCCATTCTCTGGGCTGCAGCGTTTTTGGTTTGTTCCGGGTATGACGGTCTAATCTCCTCGGCTTGTCCGGGATGCTCAATCAGAGTCCTGAACGTTTCTGAGAGGAGAaggagcagaagcagctgtcCCAGCCTCACAGATAAGTATTCAGTAAATTCTGTCACAATCCCCCTTCTTACATCACCTCCTTGTTTTCATGTACACAATTACAGCACACTGGACGGGAGCCACGTTTCTGCACAAATCCACGTTTTAAGACGGAGATGTTCGGTAATGCAGCGCAACTAAACAGGCTCTGCATAATGTTTCATGTTCAGGTGTGGGATAAACCGATTCCTCTAAGTCCTGGGATCGCCTCCATGCCGGTTGAGTCATAGTTTTTCTGAGAAAAGTAGTCCGCCTCAGCATGGGGTCCAAGAAGGATGGTGAGGCGTGCAGGGACATGCCAGATGTGGATGTAATCTAGATTAAAGTTGGGATTAAAACCCCCCCGCTGGGCACTGCCTAAAACTCAACTTCATGAAGGAGCTTTGAattggatttttatttattttttcttcccaGAATCCCAGTAAGTCCAGAGCAAATATTTTGGGAATAAAGTTGTCCTGTGTGTTGCCCACATGGCATCTAATTTCACTGCCTATAGATGCAGTAGGATTTATAAACACGATGGAGGAACATATGGCCCTGAATGTGTCAGTCCCAATGACGCAATCCAGCGTTGCACGGTTAGATGTGCTGGATTACACCGGCTAAGTTCATTATCCATCTGTGTACTCAAACCGTAAAGAGATGCTGATCTCTTAAgtaaaaaaatatgcattttattcCACAGTAATGATCATAGCTCTAATATGAGGATAATGAATCCTCATATTAGCAGCACAGATGCACATCAGGTATTAAGTCAGCTTATAGCAGTTCTGATGCTTGGATTAGTCAGGCTCAGTAGCtttgttgatgttttgctaCTTAAAAAAAGGCTACAGGTCATTATATATCTAATAGCTAGCTGAACCCCAAGTCAGTTTTTACTTCACATTCTCAGAAATATCAAAGGAGaataacattttaaagatatttgctTTGTTGTGAcgtcttttttattattaaaggagtcttctgatttttttttttttttttttgtgtgaaaatatCCTTATGTGCTTTCTTGCAGGATTTAATGCCTCTCTCATGTTTGTATTCTATGAAGAGCCGGGAGCAGCTCACAGAGGTAACAGCAGTTTTTAACTAATCAGTACCAGCAAGCGAGCCGAAGTTTAACCCCACTGTTGTAAACTGAATAATTTATATACTGTCTGCTGTAATGTCAGTCATTTATGAACTGAGAATATACACGTGGCTATTTTTTATGTGCTGATATTGCTGGAAAAGTCATAAATACATGATGATGTCTGACAAAGTGAAGGTCATTAAGCCTCACAGAAgactctgtcatggtgcccctgtGCTGAATAACAACCCATAATGCTCTCTGCCCAGAACTGCCCACCTCCTCTGGTTACTGTAATATTAAACTGAAAGTACAACAAGGTACAACACCTCATGTGTGTAACATCTCGAAAAATGGTATCAGCAGATGCTAAGTGTTAAATGAGTTGGATTGGGGCAAAAACACAAACGATCAAttgggaaatgtttttgtttttgtttttaaattttatttttcaattttcaaaatATTCTGACAGTCATGAAGTGAAACTTAAGTTTTAGTCAAGACAATTTATATATCTCATTTAAAACAGTTGTtgagccaaagtgctttccagaaaagaaactgcagttttaatatcaagtttttaaattcagatgttacagtgtgatttatggtgTTAATTTACCTGAGcataataaatattataaaGTCCTGGAAAGTGatataaaatacagatttaccACACTAAAATAAGACCACGGTTTTAGTAATTACAGATTCTAATTCAAATTAAATCTTGCAAATATATGCATGGAAAACCCTACAAATCCAAAGATTTCTTATGAGTTTGCACATTTGCACCAGTGTGGAGGAATAACCATTTATATTGAGTCAGCTAGGGTTAGAAGAAAGGGGAAAGAGAAAAGGATAGCAGATATAAAGAGACAACAGAGAAGATTGGTAGGTCCAGATCCAGAAATACGAAGGACGAAGCACAAACTACTGCAAAGACAAGACACAACGTTAATAATGTGCACAAATAAATGGAAGAAATGGCAAAGCTGAGCACATGTGAAGATGGAACtataatgaaaaaagagaaagcaggCTGGAGGTCAATATGAAACAGCAGGGCAATAAAAAGAAACCAAGAGTGGACACTTTTAGGagctaaataaaacacattctgaCAAATGACAGACAGGGAAACATGCTAAATGCTCAGTAAAATGTGAAGAAGATAGAAATCTCCTCtgtaacaaaagaaaagcaagaatAGAAGAAGCCTCCAGaccaggagagtcaaactcattttagatcaggttccacattcagcccaatgtGATCTCCAGTGAACCAGACCAGGAAAATACAAGTCCGAATGTTTCCTTtggtttagtgcaaaaaaaataaaaaacacattctgaaaatgttcacatttagggaactttttgcaaaaaaaaaaaaaaattgaacaacctgaaatttccgaagaaaaataaattcagtttcagcaaCGTTCAGTCTCAGTtaatcatttccacattacaacttccagatccgAGTGTCTACATAAAggtccaaaaaaacaacaaaaacaagacaagatatCACAAACgtgccacaaaatgacaaaaacaagacaaacaacacgaagctaacaataaaaaagagacaaaaacttgccaaaaaaattacaaagtgacaaaaaatggactaaaaaattacacaaatgacacaaacgagacaaacaatgacaaaacagaaacaaaatgatccaaaaatagacaacaaaaaagaagaagtgacaaaaatcagacaaaaaacacaagcgaaacaaaaaggaaacacaaaacgacaaaaacgagaaacaaaatgacaaaaacattggacaaaagtcagacaaaaaagaaataaacaacaaaagcaaaacagaatattacaaaattagggacaatgaaaaaatgagaaacaaaatgacaaaaacatgagacaaattttaaaaaatcagacaaaaaaaacaacaaaaacaagacaaaatattacaaaaatgagacacatcatgacaaaagaacaacaatcTAGAATTTTACTTCCTGatcaaaacaaataattttaaatttatagtttgactaatttacaatctgcagttaatgtcttctctgtaatttttacactttgagggccggattggaccctctggaggaccacttttggaccacgggcctcatgttggacacccctgctccaGACCAACGAGGCTGATTTAAACTGAAGACAGCATCCTGACTTtcaaacatacagaaaaacTCAAACTGTGTGTGTCAGCAACACGGCAGGAAAACAAATAAGAATGACAGCTCCTGTCAGCCGATATGTTCCCAATGCTTCTGTTCTCACACTTCAGGGGTTTTGTGGATCAGATAAGTACATATCAGGTTCCTCATATCTTCAGCAGACATCATACCTGCTTCAGAAGTTCTACACCCATCCTGCTCATTCAGTCAAAGGGCTGGACGTCACCGTTTCCACACAAACCTCTCATTACGTTTACAATTTATAAATGATTCGCCCTGCTGCTGTTAATTGACTGTCCTCGAACCGCAGCCGCTGGAAATAAATGGAGCTGAGTGTTTTTAAGGCCCTCGTCTGAACGCTCTCTCTAAACAAATGAGGGTGATATTATGAGGCTATTAAGCCTCTTTTACTAAGCCTTTCTATTAAGCCtggcagcaaaaaaagaaagaaaaatgatgcaaCTGTTTcccaaattacagaaaaaaaagcttaaatatCACCAGGAAGAATGTAAGTGAGATAATTAATGTTTACTGTTGTGAAGAGTCATGATCCTAAAACACCAGATTAGGTTTTTGCACACAAACAGGCTTGTTGTTTTCACTCTGCTGCTCGTAAAATCTCGTTTATTGCTTGAGTGCAGGCAGGCAGGTACAGCAGAGGGTGTTTCTGTGGGTTTCATTGGGATGGATCTCCTGTCTGGTCCTTCTTTCAGCCTTCGCTTTGGATCTTGTCAGCAGGCTCATCACATACGTTGCTGCTTCCAAACACATCTGCACTCCCCTGCTGAACACAAATTGCACGACTCGTACAGTTTTCTCTGCACGACCAGAACGAGGACAGAGTCTGcgtctttattttttccccctttgctGCCTTTCTTTGTGCTTATTTTCTCCTCAAATTCCTCCGCTGctcctctttgttttctttctgtctcatttaCATGCCTGCTCGGCTCAAACTGTTTTTCTGAACACCACCACATAACCGCATAATAAATTCCCCCTCTAATTTATTCTGAAAGTTGAAGCATCTAAACAGATCAATCAAAAGTTTGTAAATCCATGTCTTCCTCCCTCGCCGgctttttttcctgcttccacaTGCACACGCTAAACGCTCTCTAACACACCTACTCAGATTTGAAATTGAGGTTCTTAGTGGGAGTATTTCTTGCTCATCTCGAGTGTAAAGGTCAAAGAGGTCGCCGCATGCATTCATTGTTCCGTACCGTGGGCGTCAGGAAGC
This window of the Acanthochromis polyacanthus isolate Apoly-LR-REF ecotype Palm Island chromosome 8, KAUST_Apoly_ChrSc, whole genome shotgun sequence genome carries:
- the kcng4a gene encoding potassium voltage-gated channel subfamily G member 4a; translated protein: MPIISNANHDFSNLSVSDDSSLDRIFTEIPETETIKGVYYQRAQFIRRPEDLVSIDHALLAVINVGGNRYTFPWSTLEQFPLTRLGRLCDCRSPEDIASVCDDYDEARKEFFFDRSPSAFRVILNFLAAGKLRLLREMCILSLHDELTYWGVEMAYMERCCKRKMYTRIEEVHERERREEERRQRNAMQRVPVEETQWRKVMNWLRDMVENPQSGLPGKIFACMSVIMVAVTVISLCISTMPDLREEEDRGECSTKCYNMFIIETVCVAWFSLEFILRFIQARSKLEFLRGPLNIIDAMAILPYYVSLVVKEEDPDLAHERPGGGKGYLDKLGLVLRILRALRILYVMRLARHSLGLQTLGLTVRRSTREFGLLLLFLCVAVTLFSPLVHLAESELTGAHDFSSIPASYWWAIISMTTVGYGDMVPRSIPGQVVALSSILSGILIMAFPATSIFHMFSRSYQELKMEHDRLFKEECAAAAAAAATGELQEAGGEAGREDSAPPGLGLRLDKDSVHSLESLALLGKGGEAAGNNTHSLPAAAF